Proteins from a genomic interval of Medicago truncatula cultivar Jemalong A17 chromosome 3, MtrunA17r5.0-ANR, whole genome shotgun sequence:
- the LOC11443560 gene encoding BTB/POZ domain-containing protein At1g55760, with translation MTDSLYKVDTTPRLAQWRIDNLASCTYRKSDPFKIGIWNWYLSVEKHKVVFVKLFPEISNVTRDNPPIASFIMRVVSSAHGNRKALTHPEIKDKVIKSNEDFVWSIEVPLSGKFIIDVDFLDLKIAGPDGGEPCSIWGGEGFTQERSNAKALGSLGRMLREGIHTDITINASDGSIGVHRALLAARSPVFQSMFSHDLKEKELSTINITDMSIEVCQAFLNYLYGIIKNEEFLTHRLALLHAADKYDISDLREAIHESLLEDIDTKNVLERLQNASLYRLTKLKMHCIQYLVKFGKIFEIRDDFNLFLQNADRDLIAEVFGEVLGAWKGY, from the exons ATGACTGATTCTCTTTACAAAGTTGATACAACTCCACGTCTTGCTCAATGGAGAATCGATAACTTGGCTTCTTGTACTTATCGCAAATCTGATCCTTTCAAGATTGGTATCTGGAATTg GTATTTGTCTGTGGAGAAGCACAAGGTTGTGTTTGTTAAATTGTTTCCTGAAATATCCAATGTTACAAGAGATAATCCTCCAATTGCTTCTTTTATCATGCGTGTCGTTAGTTCTGCTCATGGAAATCGAAAAGCTCTCACACATCCAG AGATAAAAGACAAAGTGATCAAGAGCAATGAAGATTTTGTTTGGTCAATTGAGGTTCCACTGTCTGGAAAATTCATCATTGATGTTGATTTCCTTGATTTGAAGATTGCAGGCCCAGAT GGTGGAGAACCTTGCTCCATATGGGGTGGTGAAGGATTTACTCAGGAGAGATCGAACGCAAAAGCCCTAGGATCTCTTGGTAGAATGCTAAGAGAAGGCATTCACACAGACATCACCATTAATGCTTCTGATGGAAGTATAGGAGTTCATAGAGCTCTTCTAGCTGCCCGTTCACCTGTCTTCCAAAGCATGTTTTCACACGATCTTAAAGAGAAAGAGTTGTCAACCATAAACATCACAGACATGTCGATTGAAGTATGTCAGGCTTTTCTCAATTATCTTTACGGGATCATCAAAAATGAAGAATTTCTTACACATAGGCTAGCACTTCTGCATGCAGCGGACAAGTACGACATATCTGACTTGAGAGAGGCCATTCATGAGAGTCTTCTAGAAGATATTGATACGAAAAATGTACTTGAGAGGCTTCAAAATGCATCACTATATCGGTTGACGAAACTGAAGATGCATTGTATCCAGTATCTTGTTAAATTtggtaaaatatttgaaattcgGGATGATTTCAATTTGTTCCTCCAAAATGCCGACAGGGATCTCATCGCTGAAGTCTTTGGGGAAGTTCTTGGTGCCTGGAAAGGATATTGA